CTGGTCTGGGCGCTGCAGGAGGCCGCCCGCCGCGAGGCCACGGTGGTGGTCGTCTGCGCACCCGACGAGACCGACGACCGCCCGGGCGGTCGCACCCGCGCCGGGCGGCACGCGGACGCCCGGGCCCTCGAACGGCTCGACGCCGAGGTGCTGCGGGCCCTGGCCGAGACCGGCGTCTCGTGCCGGGTGCGCACCGCCGTGGTCGAGCGGCCGGTCCTCGAGGCACTGACCAGCGCCGCGCGGGGCGCCGACCTCGTCGTCGTCGGCGGACGCGGCAA
This window of the Geodermatophilus sp. DSM 44513 genome carries:
- a CDS encoding universal stress protein: MQEGRRLAAGPEEGRRGTRATGDDARGCPAAAVRPAPLLPRRPSPWLLVDVDGSSGSHEALVWALQEAARREATVVVVCAPDETDDRPGGRTRAGRHADARALERLDAEVLRALAETGVSCRVRTAVVERPVLEALTSAARGADLVVVGGRGKTLLRRAVPRHPARRLARGA